The proteins below are encoded in one region of Micromonospora yangpuensis:
- a CDS encoding cupin domain-containing protein, translating into MSIIDPPGGHGRPAVSSAASAALARCVAVEPAKFATAHWGRGPLLSRAAELPNRHGFTDLFSPADADELLSRRGLRTPFLRVATDGQLVAAGRYTGGGGAGAEIGDQVVDDKVLQLYAEGATLVLQGLHRTWPALIDFAGELGAALAQPLQVNAYLTPPGSQGFATHYDTHDVFVLQVDGRKHWRIHPPVLPDPLERQPWGGRADEVSATAQGPAALDVVLEPGDALYLPRGWLHSAQAQEASSLHLTVGVRALTRYALVEELLALAADDARLRAGLPFGVDLADAEAIEPELTETVEALRDWLLRADPAAVAGRLRDRLWPASRPAPIRPLAQAAALGALTVDSAVTVRPGLRWQLTDQDAGRFTLRLVDRTLTLPAACAPAVRALLTGAATRVGDLPGLDDADRLVLTRRLLREAIAVPA; encoded by the coding sequence GTGTCGATCATCGACCCGCCGGGTGGCCACGGCCGCCCGGCGGTTTCGTCCGCCGCCAGCGCCGCGCTGGCCCGCTGCGTGGCCGTCGAGCCGGCCAAGTTCGCCACCGCGCACTGGGGACGCGGCCCGCTGCTGTCCCGCGCCGCCGAGCTGCCCAACCGCCACGGCTTCACCGACCTGTTCAGCCCCGCCGACGCCGACGAGCTGCTGAGCCGGCGCGGTCTGCGTACCCCGTTCCTGCGGGTGGCCACCGACGGCCAGCTCGTCGCGGCGGGCCGCTACACCGGCGGCGGTGGCGCGGGCGCCGAGATCGGCGACCAGGTGGTCGACGACAAGGTCCTGCAGCTGTACGCCGAGGGCGCCACCCTGGTCCTACAGGGTCTGCACCGCACCTGGCCGGCGCTCATCGACTTCGCCGGCGAACTGGGGGCCGCCCTCGCCCAGCCGTTGCAGGTGAACGCCTACCTGACCCCGCCCGGCAGCCAGGGCTTCGCCACCCACTACGACACCCACGACGTCTTCGTGCTCCAGGTCGACGGCCGTAAGCACTGGCGGATCCACCCGCCGGTGCTGCCCGACCCGCTGGAGCGGCAGCCGTGGGGCGGCCGGGCCGACGAGGTCTCCGCCACCGCGCAGGGCCCCGCCGCGCTCGACGTGGTCCTCGAACCGGGCGACGCGCTCTACCTGCCGCGTGGCTGGCTGCACAGCGCCCAGGCGCAGGAGGCCAGTTCGCTGCACCTGACCGTCGGTGTCCGCGCGTTGACCAGGTACGCCCTCGTCGAGGAGCTGCTCGCGCTCGCCGCCGACGACGCGCGGCTGCGCGCCGGGCTGCCCTTCGGCGTCGACCTGGCCGACGCCGAGGCGATCGAGCCGGAGCTGACCGAGACCGTCGAGGCGCTGCGTGACTGGCTGCTGCGGGCCGATCCGGCGGCCGTGGCCGGGCGGCTGCGCGACCGGCTCTGGCCGGCCAGCCGGCCCGCGCCGATCCGGCCGTTGGCCCAGGCCGCCGCGCTGGGCGCTCTCACCGTGGACAGTGCCGTCACCGTCCGGCCGGGGCTGCGCTGGCAGCTGACCGACCAGGACGCCGGGCGGTTCACCCTGCGGCTGGTCGACCGGACCCTCACCCTGCCGGCGGCGTGTGCGCCGGCGGTACGCGCCCTGCTCACCGGTGCGGCGACCCGGGTGGGTGACCTGCCCGGCCTGGACGACGCCGACCGGCTGGTGCTCACCCGCCGCCTGCTCCGTGAGGCCATCGCGGTGCCCGCCTGA
- a CDS encoding DUF2267 domain-containing protein, translated as MAEQMWSAFESSLDKTNLILKDIEQAYGWPKEQRNQSYAALRTVLHLLRDRMPVPESAEFAAQLPVLLRGIYFDGWQPENVPIKLNRDDFLYEVRQGFPYDVAGGAERVVQVVLESLRRHVTQGEWEDVRATMPQDLLQLMP; from the coding sequence ATGGCTGAGCAGATGTGGTCGGCGTTCGAGTCGTCGCTGGACAAGACGAACCTGATCCTCAAGGACATCGAACAGGCCTACGGCTGGCCGAAGGAGCAACGCAACCAGTCGTACGCGGCGTTGCGGACGGTGCTGCACCTGCTGCGGGACCGGATGCCGGTGCCGGAGAGCGCCGAGTTCGCGGCCCAACTGCCGGTGCTGCTGCGTGGGATCTACTTCGACGGGTGGCAGCCGGAGAACGTGCCGATCAAACTCAACCGCGACGACTTCCTGTACGAGGTGCGGCAGGGCTTCCCCTACGACGTCGCCGGTGGCGCCGAACGGGTCGTGCAGGTGGTGCTGGAGTCCCTGCGGCGGCACGTCACCCAGGGCGAGTGGGAGGACGTCAGGGCCACCATGCCGCAGGACCTGCTGCAGCTGATGCCCTGA
- a CDS encoding TraR/DksA family transcriptional regulator translates to MLVHDTVGTARPQTDVDRIRLSLQARYDELSEEYDRAVLQSQVLRLVEVGDTAGDDQADSGTKTAERDTAQSLLRTILDRRAQFEHALARLDAGTYGFCEGCSVAIPVERLEIYPSATACVTCKQSRERRAA, encoded by the coding sequence ATGCTCGTGCACGACACCGTTGGCACGGCCCGGCCGCAGACCGACGTCGACCGGATCCGGCTCTCCCTGCAGGCCCGCTACGACGAACTCTCCGAGGAGTACGACCGGGCGGTGCTGCAGAGCCAGGTGCTGCGGCTGGTCGAGGTCGGCGACACCGCCGGCGACGACCAGGCCGACAGCGGCACCAAGACGGCCGAGCGGGACACCGCGCAGTCGCTGCTGCGCACCATCCTCGACCGGCGGGCCCAGTTCGAGCACGCGCTGGCCCGACTGGACGCGGGCACCTACGGCTTCTGCGAGGGGTGCTCGGTGGCGATCCCGGTGGAGCGGTTGGAGATCTACCCCTCCGCCACCGCCTGTGTCACCTGCAAGCAGAGCCGGGAGCGGCGGGCCGCCTGA
- a CDS encoding uridine kinase, which yields MRVRPISPDRLVTELADRLADVAVPGRLRVAVDGAPAAGPDRLAAALVDPLRARGRPVAHVRAADFLRPASVRLEFGHTNADSYYDSWTDEAGLRREVLDPAGPTGSGRLLPALRDPGTDRAVRATYLELPAGGIVLVSGALLLGGGLPFDRTVHLELSPAALARRTPQPHRWTLPAFARYAEEVVPSAFADVVVRVDDPRRPAVVESEIYG from the coding sequence ATGCGCGTACGTCCGATCTCGCCCGACCGGCTCGTCACCGAACTGGCCGACCGGCTCGCCGACGTGGCCGTACCCGGGCGGTTGCGGGTGGCCGTCGACGGTGCCCCCGCGGCCGGGCCGGACCGGCTCGCCGCCGCCCTGGTCGACCCGTTGCGGGCCCGGGGCCGACCGGTCGCGCACGTGCGGGCCGCCGACTTCCTGCGCCCGGCGTCGGTACGGCTGGAATTCGGGCACACCAACGCCGACTCCTACTACGACTCCTGGACCGACGAGGCCGGGTTACGCCGCGAGGTGCTCGATCCGGCCGGGCCGACCGGGTCGGGCCGGCTGCTGCCGGCGCTGCGCGATCCCGGCACCGACCGGGCCGTCCGGGCCACCTACCTGGAGCTGCCAGCCGGCGGGATCGTGCTGGTCAGCGGGGCGCTGCTGCTCGGCGGTGGGCTGCCGTTCGACCGTACCGTGCACCTGGAACTCTCCCCGGCGGCCCTGGCCCGACGCACGCCGCAGCCGCACCGGTGGACCCTGCCCGCCTTCGCCCGGTACGCCGAGGAGGTGGTCCCGTCCGCCTTCGCCGACGTCGTGGTGCGCGTCGACGACCCCCGCAGACCGGCCGTGGTGGAGTCGGAAATTTACGGCTGA
- a CDS encoding winged helix-turn-helix domain-containing protein — MSVSPASSRAGWHTSQPVVPGRPPGGQRRPANTAAVLTVTLSIPLANEEALTGPARRLLDAARELVERGECTVTSNGGAAERRADSVPTSRTAARPLTPAVPTLHILAASRSVLRDGEALPLTRLEFDLLLHLVAHPRRVFTRLQLLNAVWGYEHAGVRTVDVHVRRLRGKVGVDVPLVTTVYGVGYRLADDALVTIDRTG, encoded by the coding sequence ATGTCGGTCAGCCCCGCCTCGTCGCGCGCCGGATGGCACACGTCTCAACCCGTGGTGCCGGGTCGTCCGCCCGGTGGGCAGCGCCGACCGGCAAACACCGCCGCAGTGCTCACCGTGACACTGTCCATCCCACTGGCCAACGAAGAGGCCCTGACCGGGCCGGCCCGACGACTGCTCGACGCGGCCCGGGAGCTGGTCGAGCGGGGCGAGTGCACGGTGACCAGCAACGGCGGTGCCGCGGAGCGGCGGGCGGACTCCGTCCCGACCAGCCGGACGGCCGCCCGGCCGCTGACCCCCGCCGTGCCGACCCTGCACATCCTGGCCGCGTCGCGGTCGGTGCTGCGCGACGGTGAGGCGTTGCCGTTGACCCGTCTGGAGTTCGACCTGCTGCTGCACCTGGTCGCCCACCCGCGGCGGGTGTTCACCCGCCTGCAGCTGCTCAACGCCGTCTGGGGCTACGAACACGCCGGGGTGCGTACCGTCGACGTGCACGTCCGCCGGCTGCGCGGCAAGGTCGGGGTGGACGTTCCCCTGGTCACCACGGTCTACGGGGTGGGCTACCGGCTGGCCGACGACGCCTTGGTCACCATCGACCGCACCGGCTGA
- a CDS encoding winged helix-turn-helix domain-containing protein, whose translation MSVVAISSRPHSPGRRSDRPAAVRPRSTSTLTVTVDLTPGTVSPRLARLIELLQELAVTGEVTPVGAAAPTPPAPRPRPAEHPADLRILVGCRTVEHGGRMVALTRIEFDLLLFLAEHPRRVFTRLQLLSNVWGYEHAVVRTVDVHVRRLRAKFGADTPLVTTVHGVGYRLADEARIGIDRDQ comes from the coding sequence ATGTCCGTCGTCGCCATCTCGTCGCGCCCCCACTCGCCGGGACGCCGTTCCGACCGGCCCGCGGCGGTGCGGCCGCGGTCCACCTCGACGCTCACCGTCACCGTCGACCTGACCCCCGGGACGGTGAGCCCCCGGCTGGCCCGGCTGATCGAGCTGCTGCAGGAACTGGCGGTGACGGGGGAGGTGACGCCGGTCGGCGCAGCCGCGCCCACCCCGCCCGCGCCCCGGCCGCGACCCGCCGAGCACCCCGCCGACCTGCGGATCCTGGTCGGGTGCCGCACCGTCGAGCACGGTGGCCGGATGGTCGCGCTGACCCGCATCGAGTTCGACCTGCTGCTGTTCCTCGCCGAGCACCCCCGCCGGGTCTTCACCCGGCTCCAGCTGCTGTCGAACGTCTGGGGGTACGAGCACGCGGTGGTACGCACCGTGGACGTGCACGTACGGCGGCTGCGGGCGAAGTTCGGCGCCGACACGCCCCTGGTGACCACGGTGCACGGGGTCGGCTACCGGCTCGCCGACGAGGCCCGGATCGGTATCGACCGGGACCAGTGA
- a CDS encoding rhodanese-like domain-containing protein, whose product MSQTDVSPTACPSPPGSRGIDEILAAARARLRRLDPEQAHLAHRDGAVLVDIRPAAQRAAHGSVPGALIVERNVLEWRFDPRSAARLPGVTDYDLPVLVLCQEGYTSSLAAAALQDLGLHRATDVIGGFMAWRIAGLPAFGPDPIHRPSPVASPVTAGAAYLP is encoded by the coding sequence ATGTCGCAGACCGACGTCTCCCCGACCGCCTGTCCGTCCCCACCCGGATCCCGGGGGATCGACGAGATCCTCGCCGCCGCCCGGGCCCGGCTGCGCCGGCTCGATCCCGAGCAGGCCCACCTGGCCCACCGCGACGGTGCCGTGCTCGTCGACATCCGCCCCGCCGCCCAACGGGCCGCGCACGGCAGCGTGCCGGGCGCGCTGATCGTCGAACGCAATGTACTGGAGTGGCGGTTCGACCCGCGGTCGGCGGCCCGGCTGCCGGGTGTGACCGACTACGACCTGCCGGTGCTGGTCCTCTGTCAGGAGGGCTACACGTCCTCGCTGGCCGCGGCCGCCCTCCAGGACCTCGGCCTGCACCGGGCCACCGACGTGATCGGTGGCTTCATGGCCTGGCGGATCGCCGGGCTGCCCGCGTTCGGTCCCGACCCGATCCACCGTCCCTCACCCGTGGCCTCGCCGGTGACCGCCGGCGCGGCGTACCTACCCTGA
- a CDS encoding cysteine dioxygenase has protein sequence MISIRQLDRDLLAIARRYADAPHTWPTPVCFDPVQRWYQRLAVAADHEVWALSWLPGQGTDLHDHGGSAGAFLVVSGVLTEETVSRGALRPQQLVAGTGRRFGPRHVHQVTNRGDQPAVSVHVYRPALRRMTRYLLAEGRLRVAEVAEAGVAW, from the coding sequence ATGATCAGCATCCGCCAGCTCGACCGCGACCTGCTCGCCATCGCCCGTCGGTACGCCGACGCCCCGCACACCTGGCCCACGCCGGTGTGTTTCGATCCCGTACAGCGGTGGTACCAGCGGCTCGCGGTCGCCGCCGACCACGAGGTGTGGGCGCTGAGCTGGCTGCCCGGTCAGGGCACCGACCTGCACGACCACGGTGGCTCCGCGGGGGCCTTCCTGGTGGTCTCCGGCGTGCTCACCGAGGAGACGGTCAGTCGCGGCGCGCTGCGCCCCCAGCAACTCGTCGCCGGCACCGGTCGGCGGTTCGGTCCCCGGCACGTGCACCAGGTGACCAACCGGGGCGACCAGCCGGCCGTGAGCGTGCACGTCTACCGCCCGGCACTACGCCGGATGACCCGTTACCTCCTCGCCGAGGGACGACTGCGGGTCGCCGAGGTGGCCGAGGCAGGCGTCGCGTGGTGA
- a CDS encoding ankyrin repeat domain-containing protein: protein MFDLARSGATAELSGHVDAGLPVNLTNAKGDTLLILAAYHAHPETVTALLGHGADHTRVNDRGQTALAAAVFRQNAEAVRALLAAGADPDHGTPSAADTARFFDLPDMLELLHAG, encoded by the coding sequence ATGTTCGACCTGGCCCGCTCCGGTGCCACCGCCGAGCTGAGCGGCCACGTCGACGCCGGGCTACCGGTGAACCTGACCAACGCCAAGGGCGACACGCTGCTGATCCTCGCCGCGTACCACGCCCACCCGGAGACCGTGACGGCCCTGCTGGGCCACGGCGCGGACCACACCCGGGTCAACGACCGGGGCCAGACCGCACTCGCCGCCGCCGTGTTCCGCCAGAACGCCGAGGCGGTCCGGGCACTGCTGGCCGCCGGTGCCGACCCCGACCACGGCACCCCGTCCGCCGCCGACACCGCGCGCTTCTTCGACCTGCCCGACATGCTGGAGCTGCTGCACGCCGGCTGA
- a CDS encoding DUF2231 domain-containing protein, whose translation MESRLRVHGHPIQPMLVTFPFGLFVSATVFDLADVAGGPAFLGEVGYWTTVAALVAAALTVIAGMVDLWDVPGDATRRTALTFNLVNAAMAGLFLLTCLIRAAAPQRSVSPMLLAVEVAALAVGAVGVWLGSRLVRQFESGRAEPTSFDAFGSPANATVEINIRRL comes from the coding sequence ATGGAGAGCCGACTGCGGGTGCACGGTCATCCGATCCAACCGATGCTGGTGACGTTCCCGTTCGGGTTGTTCGTCAGCGCGACCGTCTTCGACCTGGCCGATGTGGCCGGTGGCCCGGCGTTCCTCGGCGAGGTGGGCTACTGGACCACCGTCGCCGCCCTGGTCGCCGCCGCGCTGACGGTGATCGCCGGCATGGTCGACCTCTGGGACGTACCAGGTGACGCGACCCGCCGGACGGCGCTGACCTTCAACCTGGTCAACGCCGCCATGGCCGGGCTGTTCCTGCTCACCTGCCTGATCCGGGCCGCCGCGCCACAGCGGAGCGTCTCGCCGATGCTGCTGGCGGTCGAGGTGGCCGCGCTGGCCGTCGGCGCAGTGGGCGTCTGGTTGGGCTCCCGGCTGGTGCGGCAGTTCGAGTCGGGCCGCGCCGAGCCGACCTCCTTCGACGCCTTCGGCAGCCCCGCCAACGCCACCGTGGAGATCAACATCCGCCGTCTCTGA
- a CDS encoding GAF and ANTAR domain-containing protein translates to MNLDTREPVEENLGVLETAALLRELTAGLLDVTDFDEALGRLVRITRAAVPGVAWCGFTTLRAGEPVGVAASDPRLAELDDLRHGPDTPAMSAIRRREMVFSADLSLEDHWPAWTRHAQELGVHGVVAAPVDIDDQVIGAVNLYAGAPGALSARRQLTAMLLAEHAGLLLAAVRERARQRALTGEQDATLLTEGVIGQAIGVIMTQRGCPAPEALQVLRSAASSLDIPLREVADRLVATVSRPREG, encoded by the coding sequence GTGAACCTGGACACGCGCGAGCCGGTCGAGGAGAACCTGGGCGTCCTGGAGACCGCGGCGCTGCTGCGGGAGCTGACCGCCGGGCTGCTCGACGTCACCGACTTCGACGAGGCGCTGGGCCGGCTGGTCCGGATCACCCGCGCCGCGGTCCCCGGAGTCGCCTGGTGCGGGTTCACCACCCTGCGGGCCGGGGAGCCGGTGGGGGTGGCGGCCTCCGATCCGCGGCTGGCCGAGCTCGACGACCTGCGACATGGCCCCGACACGCCGGCGATGAGCGCGATCCGCCGCCGCGAGATGGTCTTCTCCGCCGATCTGAGCCTGGAGGACCACTGGCCGGCGTGGACCCGGCACGCCCAGGAGTTGGGGGTGCACGGGGTGGTCGCCGCCCCCGTCGACATCGACGACCAGGTGATCGGCGCGGTCAACCTGTACGCCGGCGCGCCCGGTGCGCTGAGCGCGCGGCGGCAGCTCACCGCGATGCTGCTGGCCGAGCACGCCGGCCTGCTGCTGGCCGCGGTCCGGGAGCGGGCCCGCCAGCGGGCACTCACCGGAGAGCAGGACGCCACCCTGCTGACCGAGGGGGTGATCGGCCAGGCGATCGGCGTGATCATGACGCAGCGGGGTTGCCCCGCGCCGGAGGCGTTGCAGGTGCTGCGCAGCGCGGCGTCCTCGCTGGACATTCCACTGCGCGAGGTCGCCGACCGGCTGGTCGCCACGGTCTCCCGCCCCCGGGAGGGCTGA
- the secA2 gene encoding accessory Sec system translocase SecA2 produces the protein MGVSQRLRSRFRRFLQRPGTTVDLAPLEKFLPAISERAEELAALDDAELTEAAGQAKTYPEICAVGREAASRGIDQRPYDVQLLGAMALLSGKVAEMATGEGKTLTAAIAAYGHVQLGNGPVHVITVNDYLARRDAVWMEPIYTLLGLTVGWVNEASTPQERREAYGRDVTYVSVSEAGFDYLRDQLVTDLDDRVQPPLSTAIVDEADSILIDEARVPMVLAGAVAGEQDPVHAAAALVRGLRKGKHYTVAEDGRSVAFTSAGLAAVEAKLGDIDLYAEEHVAQLSAVNVALHAHALLHRDVDYIVRDGSVELIDEMRGRVAQRRRWPDGLQAAVEAKEGLDATAEGEVLGTIAVQAYIGLYPKICGMTATAVLVGDQLREFFSLEVAVIPPNTPCVREDEPDRIYATRAEKDEALVDEITRCHEAGRPVLVGTLDVKESEALSEALAAAGVSSVVLNAKNDDEEAAIIAEAGAYGAVTVSTQMAGRGVDIRLGGSDSTDRDRVAELGGLYVIGSGRHDSRRVDDQLRGRAGRQGDPGGSVFFVSLEDELVVRHAADAVPASPRMNADGLVTDEQVDYAVEHAQRVAEGVNHEIHRNTWRYSVVIEQQRKALAERRERLLTSDVAALMLLDRMPEKAGELDEDLLARVARSIALYHLDRLWAEHLAELSEIREGVHLRALGRLDPLDEFHRSAVPAFNNLVPEIETRTLATFTETEFDEDWEPDAAKLVRPSATWTYLVHDNPFGSELDRLIASVGRRLSTGG, from the coding sequence ATGGGTGTGTCGCAACGGTTGAGGTCCAGGTTCCGCCGGTTTCTCCAGCGCCCGGGCACGACGGTCGATCTGGCTCCGCTGGAGAAGTTCCTGCCGGCGATCTCCGAGCGCGCCGAGGAGCTCGCCGCGCTCGACGACGCCGAGCTGACCGAGGCCGCCGGCCAGGCCAAGACCTACCCGGAGATCTGCGCGGTCGGCCGCGAGGCCGCCAGTCGGGGCATCGACCAGCGGCCGTACGACGTGCAGCTGCTCGGCGCGATGGCGCTGCTGTCCGGCAAGGTCGCCGAGATGGCCACCGGTGAGGGCAAGACCCTGACCGCCGCGATCGCCGCCTACGGGCACGTGCAGCTCGGCAACGGCCCGGTGCACGTGATCACCGTCAACGACTACCTGGCCCGCCGGGACGCGGTGTGGATGGAGCCGATCTACACCCTGCTCGGGCTCACCGTGGGCTGGGTCAACGAGGCCTCCACCCCCCAGGAGCGACGCGAGGCGTACGGGCGGGACGTCACCTACGTCTCGGTGAGCGAGGCCGGCTTCGACTACCTTCGCGACCAGCTCGTCACCGACCTCGACGACCGGGTCCAGCCGCCGCTGTCGACCGCGATCGTCGACGAGGCCGACTCCATCCTGATCGACGAGGCCCGGGTGCCGATGGTCCTGGCCGGCGCGGTCGCCGGCGAGCAGGACCCGGTGCACGCCGCCGCCGCGCTGGTGCGCGGCCTGCGCAAGGGCAAGCACTACACGGTCGCCGAGGACGGTCGCAGCGTGGCCTTCACCAGCGCCGGCCTGGCCGCCGTCGAGGCCAAGCTCGGCGACATCGACCTGTACGCCGAGGAGCACGTCGCGCAGCTCTCCGCGGTGAACGTGGCGCTGCACGCGCACGCGTTGCTGCACCGCGACGTGGACTACATCGTCCGGGACGGCTCGGTCGAGCTGATCGACGAGATGCGCGGCCGGGTGGCCCAGCGCCGCCGCTGGCCCGACGGGCTGCAGGCGGCGGTGGAGGCCAAGGAGGGCCTCGACGCCACGGCCGAGGGGGAGGTGCTCGGCACCATCGCCGTCCAGGCCTACATCGGGCTCTACCCGAAGATCTGCGGGATGACCGCCACCGCGGTGCTCGTCGGTGACCAGCTGCGGGAGTTCTTCTCGCTGGAGGTGGCGGTGATCCCACCGAACACCCCCTGCGTCCGGGAGGACGAGCCGGACCGCATCTACGCCACCCGGGCGGAGAAGGACGAGGCGCTGGTCGACGAGATCACCCGGTGCCACGAGGCGGGCCGCCCGGTGCTGGTGGGCACCCTCGACGTCAAGGAGTCCGAGGCCCTCTCCGAGGCCCTGGCGGCGGCCGGGGTGTCCAGCGTCGTGCTGAACGCCAAGAACGACGACGAGGAGGCGGCGATCATCGCCGAGGCCGGCGCGTACGGCGCGGTCACCGTCTCCACCCAGATGGCCGGCCGGGGCGTGGACATCCGCCTCGGCGGCAGCGACTCCACCGACCGGGACCGGGTGGCCGAGCTGGGCGGCCTGTACGTCATCGGCAGCGGCCGGCACGACAGCCGCCGGGTCGACGACCAGCTGCGGGGCCGGGCCGGCCGGCAGGGTGACCCGGGCGGGTCGGTCTTCTTCGTCAGTCTGGAGGACGAGCTGGTCGTCCGGCACGCCGCGGACGCGGTGCCGGCCTCTCCCCGGATGAACGCCGACGGCCTGGTCACCGACGAGCAGGTGGACTACGCCGTGGAGCACGCCCAGCGGGTGGCCGAGGGGGTCAACCACGAGATCCACCGCAACACCTGGCGGTACAGCGTGGTGATCGAGCAGCAGCGCAAGGCGCTGGCCGAGCGCCGCGAGCGGCTGCTCACCTCCGACGTGGCGGCGCTGATGCTGCTGGACCGGATGCCCGAGAAGGCCGGTGAGCTGGACGAGGACCTGCTGGCCCGGGTGGCCCGGTCGATCGCCCTCTACCACCTCGACCGGCTCTGGGCCGAGCACCTGGCCGAACTCTCCGAGATCCGCGAGGGCGTGCACCTGCGGGCGCTGGGCCGTCTCGACCCGCTCGACGAGTTCCACCGCTCCGCGGTGCCCGCCTTCAACAACCTGGTCCCCGAGATCGAGACCCGGACGCTGGCCACGTTCACCGAGACCGAGTTCGACGAGGACTGGGAGCCGGACGCCGCCAAGCTGGTCCGGCCGAGCGCCACCTGGACGTACCTCGTGCACGACAACCCGTTCGGCTCCGAGCTGGACCGGTTGATCGCCTCGGTGGGGCGGCGGCTCAGCACCGGCGGCTGA
- a CDS encoding zinc-dependent alcohol dehydrogenase, whose translation MRDRVVVVSGPGRVEIVEQDAGELREGTFRVETLHSGVSAGTELSYVKGTNPYLHVSWNAGLQVFQPGAASTPYPVTRLGYMQVGRVVESATPAVAVGAVGAMTYGHRTGYLADAVAERFVALPDDLDPLLGVYAAHMGPICANGLLHAAADLRGTDVRSLGDGVRGRRVAVVGSGVVALLTALFARHHGAASVVVLDPTPRRREVAEALGLETLDPQEADPAVMLKTRWAHHAGDRGADVVFQCRGQDWALQLALRLLRPQGTVIDLAFYQGGAERVRLGEEFHHNGLALRCAQIGRVPRGLAPTWDRERLSAETIDLLRCHGNLIGTHLVSAVVPFDEAPALLTDLAQRRRQELQVVLTP comes from the coding sequence ATGCGTGACCGGGTGGTGGTGGTCAGCGGCCCGGGTCGGGTCGAGATCGTCGAGCAGGACGCCGGCGAGCTGCGCGAGGGCACCTTCCGGGTGGAGACGCTGCACAGCGGGGTCTCCGCCGGCACCGAGCTGAGCTACGTCAAGGGCACCAACCCGTACCTGCACGTCAGCTGGAACGCCGGTCTGCAGGTGTTCCAGCCCGGCGCGGCCAGCACCCCGTACCCGGTCACCCGGCTGGGGTACATGCAGGTGGGACGGGTGGTCGAGAGCGCGACCCCGGCGGTCGCCGTCGGCGCGGTCGGTGCGATGACCTACGGGCACCGCACCGGTTACCTGGCCGACGCGGTCGCCGAGCGGTTCGTGGCGCTGCCCGACGACCTCGACCCGCTGCTCGGTGTCTACGCCGCGCACATGGGTCCGATCTGCGCCAACGGGCTGCTGCACGCCGCCGCCGACCTGCGCGGCACCGACGTCCGGTCGCTTGGCGACGGGGTCCGGGGCCGGCGGGTGGCGGTGGTCGGCAGCGGAGTGGTCGCGCTGCTCACCGCCCTGTTCGCCCGGCACCACGGCGCGGCGTCGGTGGTGGTGCTCGACCCGACCCCACGCCGCCGCGAGGTCGCCGAGGCCCTCGGACTGGAGACCCTCGACCCGCAGGAGGCCGACCCGGCGGTGATGCTCAAGACCCGGTGGGCCCACCACGCCGGTGACCGGGGCGCCGACGTGGTGTTCCAGTGCCGGGGGCAGGACTGGGCGCTGCAGTTGGCGCTGCGGCTGCTGCGACCGCAGGGCACCGTGATCGACCTGGCGTTCTACCAGGGCGGGGCCGAACGGGTCCGGCTCGGCGAGGAGTTCCATCACAACGGGTTGGCGCTGCGGTGCGCGCAGATCGGGCGGGTGCCGCGCGGGCTCGCCCCGACCTGGGACCGCGAGCGGCTCTCCGCCGAGACCATCGACCTGCTGCGCTGCCACGGCAACCTGATCGGCACGCACCTGGTCTCGGCGGTGGTGCCCTTCGACGAGGCCCCGGCGTTGCTGACCGACCTGGCCCAGCGCCGCCGGCAGGAACTCCAGGTTGTGCTCACCCCCTGA